Part of the Marasmius oreades isolate 03SP1 chromosome 5, whole genome shotgun sequence genome is shown below.
gagaggaaggtcaCCTCCTACTTTCCCTATCCAACAGCCCACTGCGTCCATTGCCATAACCGGGAGCCAGAACGCCTACTCCTGTACCCATACCAGCCAGCTCATCAGCGCGGAGTCGGCCCCTGAACTTGTTAAATTTAGGTGGAGGAGAAGAGTTCCTCCGCACAGATGGTCGGCCTCGGCTGTCAGGAATCGGTGGATGAGGTGGTGAAGGCGATCTCGAACACGAGTCATTGTCACTATAATCGTACCCAAAACCGAGGCGCCGACGAGACGGGGATATAGGAAGCGTCGGAAGTGCAGCAGTTAGGGCTGCTAATGATAGTTTGGGCGTAGACGGGGAGGATGTAGATGAAGTGGATGCGATTGGTTGTTGCTGCGGGTGGTACTGCTGTTGCGTGTACGATTCGTGTTGGTGCTGTTGGGTTTGGAGTAAAGAGAAATAGGCAGGAAGGGAAGCGCGGTTTCTAGTACgttttgactttgttgtTATAGTGGCTGCGGCAGTAGTGAAGGGGATGTCGTCTTCCGAATCGCTAATGATGGATGCCGTTGTACTTGGCACGCTTTGAGAGACTGGAAGCGCTTTTTGAATGGACGGGTTGTTTGTCCCCGAAGGACgacgtgcgtaggaaagacGGCTGGGGAGGGTCAAGTCGTCGTCGGTGACTATTGTGACTGACGAGAGGGATCTCGATGGCGAGGACAGCGAGGAGagctcgtcttcgtcgtcgtcggatGAGGAGACGGAATAGCATGAATATCGACTGCTGAGTGGGGGTACATCACAGTCTGACGAGGATAATTCTGAGGCGTCCTGCGATCTGCATTCATCGCTACAGAATGCTCGACTGAAGTAATATTTAGTAGCGTTATGGTTTCCAAAGAGCGTGATAGACTAACCTATCATCGAGCAAAGGACGACCACAAACTATACAAGAATCCTCAAACATGGTGGGAGCGCAGGTGAACGAAGCATGGGGAGGAGTGGTGGTATGAGCTTATATAGACACACATGTCACACACCTTTTTTGAGTCAAAGTGAGATCTAAATCGTAACGCCCCCCTTTTGACTATTTATCCCCAGCCGGTAATTCCATTTTTCTTTGGTCACCTAGTCACAGCACGTGCGTCCACGCGGCCGATCCCAGGGTCCTTCCCCCCGTCCCCCGTTCTCCCATTCCCTTCCCGTTCCCGTTGGTGCCAATCAGAGTTTTGGGAGGATCGTCAGTCAAATGTCACCAAAAGTCATCAGTATACATTATGTTTTCCGCGCAAGTACCTCGGATCGGAAAAACGAACCCAACGCGAACGCCGAGAAGCCAGTGCCGCTCGGGAGGAAAGAGCAAGGGACCTGACAATCCCAAGGAGGTATGTACCCACGGGCGTGCAATAACCAGTGGCGGTACATCCATTCATTCATCGCTCGATGGTTCCAGGGTGTAAATACGCATGGGTATCGGCATGCACGCCTCGCGGGATCCAGTGACGCCAGACGGTTTTCTTGTCTTTCCCAGATAATAATCAATTACAGCAACCTGTGTCACAGATTGGACGATTAGTCGGTTTTAAACTGCGCAGGAACTAGGTGGAAGAAGGACGGGTATGTGCAGTAATACGAATACGATGACGCCTCCTAGCAAAACATTCTAGAAATCACTCAGCCACTGCTGTAAAATGAGACTGCGCTCGCAATCAACCTTTCCCAGGACGTTGGAATGGAAGAACAGCATATCGCATCACTAAACTTCGGTAGCTTCGAAATGATCTTCACTTCGTTCGTCACATTGATCCCCCTTCACACCCCCCCCTCTCGAGTCGAGACGAGTCATTGATCCAGGTTTGGGGTCATACGTTATGTGACAATCAATATAGGTCTGTCATAACATTCCACTGTTAGCTACAACAACGGACCGAATCTCCAGACCACCGAACCACCGAGTCATCAGAGTAATGATGATCTCCTTCCTTTCCCATCTCTAGACCAGAATCTGTTTCAAAGTTCTAGAATCTCCAAAGAAAAACAACTTTAAACACGTCCAGGTCTCAATTCGAGGCGCGACACTCGGTAAATCGGGTGTCAAAGCAACTTGGAGCTAAGGGCAAAGCGCAATTCAATCTTTGCTGGAAGGATGTGATGTAGTGGATGACGAAGTTATTTTGTCCTCCCTACATATTCAGTTCATTTTTTTTACTCTCGGTAAACAAGGGATGCATCGAATTGTTGTGATGCGTGGAGCTGATAGTTTGCGAAACAAAGATGGATTCTACCACAACAATGAAGCGAACATGGAACAGCGGGGAAAGAAACCCGTGCGTCATTCTGATCCTTCTGAAATTAATAACTCTCGGAGGTGTTTTGTCGACTCTCCGGTCGTGTTCTAGCGAGTCAACATTGGATGTTGACTTGCACGGGCGTCGAACGGTAAACCAATGAGCACGGCGATGGCAAACAAACGTGTTTTCACTCCAGTATAATTTCAACAATTAAAGTCCGAGGACAATCTTTAATTGAGTATAACTAGGCGAAGGGATGATCGATCAATTGAAAGTCAAGAATCAGAAAAACTAGACGGAAGGCAGCATCAgtgagaaaagaataaggagTTGAGGGACCGAGTGCGTTGACGACTCACGCGCACGGGTCGCGACCTTCAAACGTGGGTTCGCGATAACGGGTCCTTGGCTCTCAAGGACTTTTTCATGATTCGCAGCATCATGCCAAgtttcaaagtcaaaaattaATAGATCAACGTTGGAAAATTTACATGGGAGCGAGGAGGAGGCTCAGATGATCTTTTAAAAACTATCAATCACTGGATATACGGTCGTGAGAACAGCAATAAGCAATCGTATTCGGCTTGTAAAGCAAGCCACAAATTCTTCTATTGATTACGCTTGCGGCACACCGAGTGCCATTCCGCAGTTCTGCACTCGTCGAGCCTTTTCAGGTTGTTTATGTTATATTCGTACGTCGGACGCACCCTAAACCCAGACCAACTCGGTTCAAAAAGCCACAATTCCGAGATTGGAAGCTCGAGAGACCGAGAGCGGTGAAAGCTCAGCTTTCAGGAGAGGGTGCCTAACTACACCCACAAATCCAAATCaggagaagaggaggggTTATTAGTACCGTTTCCGGGACTGGTAGGGTGAACGAACGATAAAAATAGGGTTGTAGTACCGTTCTGGTCATGTTGCTGGTATTGGTAGCGGAGATTGTGGGGAACCGAGGGTGCCACAAGCAATAGAAATAAAAAATCCATGGAACTTGAAGTGAGGTGAGGGAGGACCCTCTAGGTCGCCCGTGAAAAGAATTCAGATTCGGAAGGGCGCCGAACAATATCCGAATAAATCCGAACATCCGATTCCAAACGTGCGAAGGGACCAAGGAAAACTGTGTACGGCACGGACGACGGACCCGTTTCAGTAAGGTCGTCGTCAAAGCCGAGACCCAAATATTTGACGTCGTTCGATGCCACCGGGACCGCACTGAAAGCAAATAAAGCAAGGCAACTTGTTGAGGAAGCGAAACTGCCCTGGCACTCGCTGACCAATGTAATCCCAACAGCTTCTGACTAAAAGCCTGTCCCCAGGCGGACATTCGGGAGGGTTCGGATGTCCCGAAGACGCGATAGAAGATAACGTTGTTCGATGAAGCGAGGCCCTTTGGTACAGTGTCCATGGCTCGACAAACAAGTGACATGTCAAGCCCAAGTCTGCTGTTGAGTGTCAATCCAAATTCAGGCCAGTAATATGAAAACCCCAATGAGAGACGGGAGGCGAGAAATTCGAGACTCGATGTCACCTATAGTGAGATGAAATTGAAAGAGTTGAAGTGAAGTGAAGTTGGGTACGCCACTCACTATCAATGCCACCTCATTAAGAACGAACTAGACATATGGGTGGAATGAAGAGACTCATACCTTTCAGGTGTTTGACACACTCCGGTAAGACCAAAGAAAAGCAAGAAACGAAATCTATTCCAAGGCGCCCTCCGTAAGTAattaataaaataaaagaaaacaaaaaagagCGAAAAACACAACCGTCGAACCTCTGAAAACGAAGACTAAAACCCCTAGCCCATTCTCTCCATCAAGGCCCTTCGTTCGGTAACGGAGGTAGAGACGGAGATGCTTCCCTCTCTCCGAGTCCAGAACCCGCTCTTTCATTTTCCCCTTCCACTTGCACCTCTGTCACTGTCAATCCTTCCGCCTTCTCGGTCCCTACCTCACCGGAGGGCGTAAGAGAATCTTTCCTCTTTCCACTTCCAGACAGTAACCCTTTCAGTCTCTCGCTTGTGTTCAGGGTAACACCACCCACGctcctctctttctctttcaatGGAGCAGGGGGTGGGGTTCCGTTCACTCCTTCCAGTACCTCGGCTTTAGTACCGCCATCGCCATCCACTTGTGCTTGAGCGGCGGTGACATCCTTTACTGGAGGAacgggagatggaggggcttCGAATTCTCTAAACCCAGAGCCCGACGCAGAAGATCCAGTCCTCTGGAGTGTACTGGGACCGGGACTACGAACTTCTTCTGCCTTTGTCTCCGTACTAGTCGTCATCGTATCCAAAGGTGTCGGCTCTTCTACTTCCGTAAGACCAAGAGCcgaatttgaactttgagagGAAACCCTTCTCGTTTGCGGTTGCATTGAAATGGAGGTAGACCTCAATAAGCCTTTCAACCTCTGACTCGCACTCGCAGGGGGTGCCGGTGGCGACTTGGTTTGTGGGTACGGATGTGGGGGAGGTGACATTGGGAACGACGGAGAGGAAGGAACCTTTGCTCCCGGTAATCGTTTTTCTTGTACCACAATCTCAAGCATATTACTCAACCCCCCAACGTTTTTCAGTGCTGACAACCGGGAGTGAAGGTATTTTGCGTCTGCTAGTAGTCTGACTTTCGCGCCTTCCCCTGGTAACTCGATCTTCCCGTACTCTTCTGAAAGTCTATGATTGACTGCGGCGAATACTTGACTCATGACGTCCTCTACTACGCCACTAGAGAGGTATCGTGACAGCACTTTGTGGAGTGTCACGGTTTCTTTGACGAGGAGTTCCATGTAGTCATTTACCACTACGGAACCAGGTGAAGTGGACGAGGGCTTGGGTGGGGTTGACCAATCGACGGCCTGTGTAAAGTTAGTGAGGGAATCCCGAAGACGAGAACGAAAAGTAAACAAAGTCGTGCGAACGCAACACTTTCTCCGTGGGTGGGGTGAGAGGAAGTACAAGACACGGAAGACCGACATCGCAATCAAGGTACCAGCGGGTGTAAATGACACAAAAATCAAGGAACAGGTGTCATAGCGGAAAACGTGAAAGGGGAATCAAAAATGGAAGGTAGAAAGGTAAAAAAAAGGGATTAACGTGCCTGAAGACTCTTGATATGTGCGGAAAGTCGGTCGCCCATGATCGCTATGAGTTTTGCGTGAATCTCGTTTTGGTGTACTTGGTAGTCCTACAAGGTGGCCATAGTCAGTGatcaagaaaggaaatagCACGGCCGGTGTGACACCCCCTTTCAAGGAAAACACAGGAAGTCCGTAACATTCGGGCTTCGGGATACCGAAAATCCCTAGTACTGTGTAGAACTAGTGGATAGGTCCACATCAAACATCATGTAGCGCGCTAAACGCAAAGCAGTTCCGATGGCGTATCAGCCCAGTCTGGAACCGTCCAAGGGGGCGTCACAGGGCGCAAACAAGGATTCTGAAACTCCCCAAAATCCCACCAAGTGGGAAAATTGGGGAACCCGTAGTTGGTCGTGGAAAGATTTCGGTATTCGGTGACAGAAAGTGGAACAAtcaaaagaaacaaaagacAACGCTCTTCCAAAACCAGATCATTGGATTCTTGCGTTATCATGGCAGTCGTGCCAGTTTGAAGGAAGATAGACAAAAGACAAACTCACCCGTTTCACCTTGTCGAATTCAACCAACATTACCGCTTGTTTCTGGCTCAGATACCTTCGAAACATCTCTCTTACGTACGGAATAAGCGCTATCATAATCGACAACGACTGCGACGCAAGCGCTGCAACTCATAAACGTCAGCATCCACTCCCAAGCCGGAGAACGCACCCACCCAAATGTCTCGCTGTGATATTCTTCAGACCTGCACTCCTCATCGCCCCCGCCCCAAGCACAACTTGACACACCCTCGAATTGAATGTCTTGAGAAACTCCATTGTCCGACTCATCACGTCCGTCGTCAACAACGAGATATTCGGGGGTAAACGCATGTACTCAGTGAGCAGAACCAGGAGGTTGCCCGTGCATGGAACCGTGTAGTAGGTGTGGTTATCAATCCGGAGGTATTTCGTTGTTTTTGTCGgtttggaagtggaagaggtcGGAGTGGGAGTGTTAGGCACTGGTGTCGATGTAAAAGAGGGAGAGGAGACGAAAGCAGGTTGCGACGTATTCTCTGAAACTGTAGATCTGAATGTAAGTAAATCCCCGTCCTTCACAGCCGCATCGATTATTATCTTGACGACGGCTTGCACGTCCTCGCCCACCTCCTCAGAAGCATTCCAAACTTCGTCTTCCACCGCTTTGGCTTGTTGTGATAACCGAGATTGATGGAATGAGTTGAGCCACTGGGGAAAAGTCAAGTACCAAACATCAGTCTTGGGTCACAGAGACAAGTAGAGTGAACACTCACCCCCTTCGCAACGCTCCCAAGCCCTCCTCTGAGCGCCACAACCATACACTTACACCGGACCTCGCACTCGACGACAAACCCGTGAGTCTCTCGGTACATCTCCACAAATTCACTCAACCCCAACTCCATCAGCCTAGCTGTGCTCGTTGTTGATGTGAATTCTGAAGCAAGTGACGTATGTGCGAGAGATGTAAAGGATGTGAGGAGAGAATGGAGGTCTTCTGTTAGCGTGGAGATGGTCTCCGTTGTGAGATTGAATGTGGGGTGTCTAAAAAGTGAAAAGTGTAGGTGAGCAAGGGAAGAAAGCGACGAGGAAATTAAGACTTACAACCGCTTCAAGCACTCCAAAACCTCCCGAATTACTTCACTTTGAGTTTGTAATGCTTCAATGGCACTCAGAACGTCCGAGTACGTGCCGCGTAGTCGCATCATGAAATCTGTATGCGACGGTGTCGATTGTAGAACGTCCCTGTAGACATGTATGAGCGTAGAAGGCAACAAAAATAATATCTCGTACCCGTTTTCTTGCTCAGACTCCTTCTCCTCAAAGTGTTTCCTCACCACACTTTTCCCCAAGTCACCCAAAACAACTTCACTCCAGCTCAACGTCGCCTCTTTCAATCCATTCGTCCGTATAAGAGCAGAAAATTTCGACCCAAGCAAGTCCTTAAACCCTTCTAGCTCTATTCTGCTCCGCTTCCTTCTCGTCAAGATGAACGCCGTGAAATCGTCACGTAAAATCGAGACAAACTCGTCAGACAGACGCGCAGCGATCTCCATCGTAAGAGTCTGTAAATGGGTTGGTAAAGCACTGAAAGCATTGAACGATGATAGCGGTAAGGTCATGTTCAGTTTCGGTTTCACTTCAATGAGctcctcttcgtcttctttcacGGACTCCAAAGAAATGGAAGGACCTTGAGACGATGAACCTGTTTTATTCCTGTCCTCCCACATACTCTCTAGAACACCCACAACTTCCAAGGCTTCCTCCCACTTTCCTTGACTAACCGAGTCTCTTGCTTCACCAGTCACTCTGACAACTTCTTCCAACCCCTTCACCCCCTCCTCCGCAGCTCCCACCTTTCTCAACTTCTGTTCAATCCTGACAACCTCCAGccctcttctcgcaacgttCTCGTCCACCTCGGATAGCATGCCCCGGAGACGAGTGATTTGCGAGAGACACGTAGTACTCTCTGAATGTAATGTCTGTAGATTCGAGAGCGCGGTGAAGAACGACGAGGAACGGAGGGTGATCTCATGGGACAGGTGAATTTCCAGTGTATCGAGATAATGAGAAAGTTTTTCGAGGAGGGGTGAAGTTTGTGAGAGTGAGCTGGGGTCTGGATCTCCTTCCTCTGATTCTGACACCGTTGCGAAAGTTTTCGGGTCAGCGAGATCGAATGAAGGAGAGAAGAATATTTCTGGGATCGAGTCAAGTGATGGTTGAGATTGCAACTGGGTGAGGAGCCCGGGAAGAGGTGTTCGTGAGTCTGGTTCGTCCTCACCGTCGACTTGAGATGTAGATGCGGTTGGCTGGGATTGTTGCCTGCTAGTCTCAAACTTTGCATATTCTGGTGCAATGGCGCGTAGATATCCGTCAAAATCTTTCCGTTTCACGCGAGGCAGATCGGCAGAGGGAATACTCGGAAGTGAGCTGTGAGCTTTCGGAGGTGCTTGTCGCTTATGCGGGTGGTTCAGTACCGTCGAGATTGCTGAAACGGAATGATTGTTTAGACCCGAATACACCTGCTTGAACAACTCACCATGAAAACCATCTCTATTGCTACTCCATTCTTGCGGCAAAGAGCCTAGTAAAAGGTTGCTCGTCGATGCGGAAAAGTTGAGATGCAAGTTCAACGGCGGGTTGTTTCCTGCTGTCACGTATGCATTATTGTCGGTCGTTCCAGATACAGATTCTGGGCCCTTTCCGTAGTTGAATCTATAGTTATAACCATTTGCAAGTACAGTTATGGGAGTTGTAGGATCCGGTAATGTTGCAGTAGGCGAAGCTGGTCGAGACTCGGTGGGTGTTGATGACATGTAAGTTTATATAAGAGTCAAGAACGGGACGTGTGTAGGCGCGCCTAATAGCAGGCTTCCCCACAGTACTTTAGTTTACGCATAACTATCTCGCTCAAGTCTACGTCTAAAGGCTGGCTCCATTCACTTTCTGAGGCTTTTTGAATCTCCTCTGCAACGCGTAAATCATTTTTCCAAACCTAACAGCCAGTGCGTCAAAGACCCAGGGTGGAATCGTGGAAACAGAGACAAACGAACTCACCACACTAAATTCAAGCCGGTCAACAAAATATTGCCTGTGCAGAAGACGAGATAGAAGGCGAAGGGGAGTTCGGCACCCATTATCACACGCCAAAATTCGTAGGACTGTAAACGTTGAATAACCTTACATTGGAGAAGTCTGTCCGGACTTACCGTCCACAAGCCGTAAACGATTCTCGCACAGAAAAACGTAATAATCAGAAGTATCCCATTGACCAGCTGAAAGGCACTTCCGGTCTGTTTTGTTTTATCAAGGAACCTATTCTTCTTCAGATATAAAAACAGAATAGTGAAAGCAAGAAGAACGAACCAGTGGATGTTGAGAAAAATCGTGCTCCTGTATGGAAGGATAAGACGGTCGCAATACTATAGATGGAGTGCAACAGCGTACGTTTCCCAGAGTAAAGATCTCGTAGCAAAATAACACAGGTACGGTGACTGCAGGAATAGTTTTCAATGAAAACCCGGCCTTGTAAAGGCATCGATATCACTCACGAAAGCAAACGTGTAAATCAACAAACAGGCCAATCCATGCAAGACGAATCCCAGTTCGTCCGCCAAGATCAGCTCATTCAATGTGTCCCATAGAAAAAAAGCGACCGCAATAGCCTGGAGCGTACCAACCCTATCGTCCCACCCATACAACTTATCCTTCTGCAAATCCTCTACTGAAAGGTACCTCATAGCGAGCAGAACGACCGTGAACGCGTGTAGTTGCGAAACAACGTGCATGTGCCATTTCTGTTTCCTTGTGATGGTTGAGTATGTTGTAGAAACAAGAGAGCTAAGAATCGGGGAAACAACGAGCTGGACAAAGGTGAATATAATGAACCAGTTTATCAAGGtaggaagatgtggagggAGCTTTTCTAGGTTAGCGAACAGCGCGATTGGGGTAAGAGCCCGCGACAGAGCTGGAACACCAGGAAGTGCGAAGGTTGCCATGCCCGTCGTTGGACAAGCAACGCGGCAGCCCCTGTGAACTGAGCACTGAGTACTGAGCGCTGAGTTGAAAACGGGCCGAACAAGCCCTTTAACCCCGCAACAGAAcgaaagcaaaaaaaaaaaccacaTCCTTCAGATGACTTTCATACGTTCGATACTTCAACTGCAGCCTATAGTAGGCTGGACATAAGTTTGGGGAAGGACCACGTTGTGTGGGTTCGTCAAATTTCGACTATTTTTACGTTCACATCGTGTCTCTCACAAATCCTAGCGCACCAAGTGAACTCGCTACTAGTGCCAGAACTCGCCTACTCTCCCCTTTCTGAACATCCTTCAACCTCTCTAGATCATCATGCATCTCCGGATTTCCAATGATCTCATCGGCATGCGCCTTCAAGAACACATTTTGCAGCGCTTGAACGGCCTCAAAGTCCTGATGAGATAGTAACCGTTGTATCGTGGCGTTGATGAAAACCTGCATGTGCGCCAGGGTTCCAAGAGAGCGAATCTCCAAATCCAGGGCAGAAGGAGACAAAGTTTTCGCATATGCGAAGAAAGATTCGTCTAGGAAAGCGGAAGAATTGGGACAAGGATCATCAGAGCAatcaaaaagaaagaaaagaagactgACAATCTCCGTCTGCTTTTTCTGCCACGAGTTTTTCTAGGAACACACTGCTGGATTTCGCCGCGGCTTGTTCcaatcttctcttcttttcttgcTTTGACGCGCTCTCCGTTGAGTTTTGTGTGACAAATCGTTGTTCGACACCAGGGAGTGTAGGCAAGAAAAACGGCGCCTGTTCTGGCCCCTTCGGAGGTTCTTTTGGTTTATTCCGTTGCTGTAAAAGTAAATGGTGTGTCAAGAAATCGATTTTAAGGATATAAATATGAATATGAAGTCTCACCTGGATTACCTCTATATTAAGCAAAGTCTGCCACTTAGAACGGGGCAACAAAGTAAGCGTAATAAGGTCCCCGTCGAGTCGCGGTGGCGTCGAGAATACATCCCCAGTCGAGTTGGTTACGCCCACAGTAAGTGGCTGCAGGGCGTCGAGATCTAGAATCCCCGGTCAGAAACtcgcagactccgaagctgTGTTTCCCCCCTACCTTGATCCTCTTCTCCgacaccttgcatcgacGGAAGCTGAACATTGGCCACCTCTTCCTCGGATATGCCTTGAAGAGAAACTTCAGCAAATTGTGCGCGATTAGCCCTACGATATCGGTGAGTATCGGAAGAAGTAAGTACATGTTTGATCATACCACAAATACACCCCCACACTATCTACATGCGACGTAGCCAGGAAATCACTCGTAGGAGAGAACGACACACTCGACGCTACACTGGAGGTTTTGAAAGCATCCACCAATCTACCGCTGGGTATATCAAATGTCCGGATGATCGAATCCAACGAAGTGGTAATAAGCCACCTCGAATCTGCAGAAAACGTCTAGGTAACGCGGGAAAAGGGGAGAACAGACGTAATAAGTAACGATAATTGGGACGTGTTgcaaaggaggaggaggtacTTACCACATC
Proteins encoded:
- a CDS encoding uncharacterized protein (BUSCO:EOG09260WCZ); translation: MSSTPTESRPASPTATLPDPTTPITVLANGYNYRFNYGKGPESVSGTTDNNAYVTAGNNPPLNLHLNFSASTSNLLLGSLPQEWSSNRDGFHAISTVLNHPHKRQAPPKAHSSLPSIPSADLPRVKRKDFDGYLRAIAPEYAKFETSRQQSQPTASTSQVDGEDEPDSRTPLPGLLTQLQSQPSLDSIPEIFFSPSFDLADPKTFATVSESEEGDPDPSSLSQTSPLLEKLSHYLDTLEIHLSHEITLRSSSFFTALSNLQTLHSESTTCLSQITRLRGMLSEVDENVARRGLEVVRIEQKLRKVGAAEEGVKGLEEVVRVTGEARDSVSQGKWEEALEVVGVLESMWEDRNKTGSSSQGPSISLESVKEDEEELIEVKPKLNMTLPLSSFNAFSALPTHLQTLTMEIAARLSDEFVSILRDDFTAFILTRRKRSRIELEGFKDLLGSKFSALIRTNGLKEATLSWSEVVLGDLGKSVVRKHFEEKESEQENGDVLQSTPSHTDFMMRLRGTYSDVLSAIEALQTQSEVIREVLECLKRLHPTFNLTTETISTLTEDLHSLLTSFTSLAHTSLASEFTSTTSTARLMELGLSEFVEMYRETHGFVVECEVRCKCMVVALRGGLGSVAKGWLNSFHQSRLSQQAKAVEDEVWNASEEVGEDVQAVVKIIIDAAVKDGDLLTFRSTVSENTSQPAFVSSPSFTSTPVPNTPTPTSSTSKPTKTTKYLRIDNHTYYTVPCTGNLLVLLTEYMRLPPNISLLTTDVMSRTMEFLKTFNSRVCQVVLGAGAMRSAGLKNITARHLALASQSLSIMIALIPYVREMFRRYLSQKQAVMLVEFDKVKRDYQVHQNEIHAKLIAIMGDRLSAHIKSLQAVDWSTPPKPSSTSPGSVVVNDYMELLVKETVTLHKVLSRYLSSGVVEDVMSQVFAAVNHRLSEEYGKIELPGEGAKVRLLADAKYLHSRLSALKNVGGLSNMLEIVVQEKRLPGAKVPSSPSFPMSPPPHPYPQTKSPPAPPASASQRLKGLLRSTSISMQPQTRRVSSQSSNSALGLTEVEEPTPLDTMTTSTETKAEEVRSPGPSTLQRTGSSASGSGFREFEAPPSPVPPVKDVTAAQAQVDGDGGTKAEVLEGVNGTPPPAPLKEKERSVGGVTLNTSERLKGLLSGSGKRKDSLTPSGEVGTEKAEGLTVTEVQVEGENERAGSGLGEREASPSLPPLPNEGP